From the genome of Nakamurella flavida, one region includes:
- a CDS encoding RNA polymerase sigma factor has product MTARDEQWFTRLFDAHAVAVHRFVARRADRSDVEDLTADVLTVAWRRRADIPAGAELPWLYRTAGFVVANHHRKARPTPLAVVPDDGDPETPQWSDGGDDLRRVMADLSPRDQRILLLSAWDGLSGDDLAAVLEISRGGAAAALSRARTRLQQAWDRVDAAG; this is encoded by the coding sequence GTGACCGCCCGTGACGAGCAGTGGTTCACCCGGCTGTTCGACGCCCATGCCGTGGCCGTGCACCGCTTCGTCGCCCGTCGGGCCGACCGCAGCGACGTCGAGGATCTCACCGCCGATGTCCTGACCGTGGCCTGGCGGCGACGGGCGGACATCCCGGCCGGCGCCGAGCTCCCGTGGCTCTACCGCACCGCCGGGTTCGTCGTGGCCAACCATCACCGCAAGGCCCGCCCGACACCGCTGGCCGTCGTCCCCGACGACGGCGATCCGGAGACCCCGCAGTGGTCCGACGGCGGCGACGACCTCCGCCGGGTGATGGCCGACCTGTCCCCCCGGGACCAGCGCATCCTGCTGCTGTCCGCCTGGGACGGGTTGTCCGGCGACGACCTGGCCGCCGTCCTGGAGATCTCCCGGGGCGGGGCCGCCGCCGCCCTGTCCCGCGCCCGGACCCGCCTGCAGCAGGCCTGGGACCGCGTCGACGCCGCGGGCTGA
- a CDS encoding RrF2 family transcriptional regulator produces MHVTARSDYAVHAMLHIAAAWPGQVSVQTIATAHGLPRKFLETVMATMRRNGLVDSHRGNGGGFSLARGPELITVGEIMRAIDGPLVNVRGQRPNDIAYDGCAEHLTEVWIAARAALRSVLDTVTLQQIRDGELPGPVTSFAALPGAWDTR; encoded by the coding sequence ATGCACGTCACCGCCCGCTCCGACTACGCCGTCCACGCGATGCTGCACATCGCCGCCGCCTGGCCGGGTCAGGTCAGCGTCCAGACCATCGCGACCGCGCACGGCCTCCCGCGCAAGTTCCTGGAGACCGTGATGGCCACCATGCGGCGCAACGGCCTGGTGGACAGCCACCGCGGCAACGGCGGCGGGTTCTCCCTGGCCCGCGGCCCGGAACTGATCACCGTCGGCGAGATCATGCGGGCCATCGACGGTCCGCTGGTCAACGTGCGCGGGCAGCGCCCCAACGACATCGCCTACGACGGCTGCGCGGAACACCTGACGGAGGTGTGGATCGCCGCCCGGGCCGCCCTGCGCAGCGTGCTCGACACCGTCACCCTCCAGCAGATCCGCGACGGCGAACTCCCCGGGCCGGTCACCTCGTTCGCGGCACTCCCGGGAGCGTGGGACACCCGCTGA